The following are from one region of the Tachysurus fulvidraco isolate hzauxx_2018 chromosome 24, HZAU_PFXX_2.0, whole genome shotgun sequence genome:
- the sh3bp5a gene encoding SH3 domain-binding protein 5, producing the protein MDNTEKGNKSDDEPEYPEDEEVDPRIQGELEKLNQSTDNINRWETELEDSRQKFRAILVEATVKLDEQVKKIGKAVEESKPYWEARRVTRQAQVEAQKATQEFQRAIEILRAAKETIALAEERLLEEESRQFDSAWQEMLNHATQRVMEAEQSRTRSEQEHRETAAKYNAAISHMRQLEKKLKRTISKSRPYFELKSKYYLQLEQLKRKVDECQAKLSQAKVEYRTALRNLETISDEIHARRRLAAMGPRVCGVGAEKDISAGDDISNFKMESDGISMISETSEEENCNGSASDEDAETQSRCSLSSNSAPLDVPRPYVPVCSSPYPMLSSSCPFSTSLPSFSPCPQGMELPSPGSLEGFDRVLPVLGPRSECSGASSPECEQERGERAEGAERKPENTTRPIGLKSTTLEEGTRRLSLQHTDKTETFIATAPLLLLNSV; encoded by the exons GGAGAGCTAGAGAAACTGAATCAATCTACAGACAACATTAACCGATGGGAGACGGAGTTGGAG GACTCCAGGCAGAAGTTTCGTGCCATCCTGGTTGAGGCCACTGTTAAGCTAGATGAGCAAGTCAAGAAGATCGGCAAAGCCGTGGAGGAGTCCAAACCGTACTGGGAGGCGAGGAGAGTGACTCGACAG GCTCAGGTGGAAGCTCAGAAGGCCACACAGGAGTTCCAGCGTGCCATAGAGATCCTTCGAGCAGCAAAAGAAACCATCGCTCTGGCAGAGGAGAGACTTCTGGAGGAGGAAAGCCGGCAGTTTGACTCGGCCTGGCAGGAGATGCTCAACCACGCCACACAGAGG GTGATGGAGGCGGAGCAGAGCAGGACACGCAGCgaacaggaacacagagagaCGGCGGCCAAATACAACGCGGCCATCAGCCACATGAGACAACTGGAGAAGAAACTCAAACGTACCATCAGCAAGTCACG GCCATATTTTGAATTGAAGTCCAAATATTATCTACAGCTTGAG CAACTGAAGAGAAAAGTGGACGAGTGCCAGGCTAAACTGTCCCAGGCCAAAGTGGAATACAGGACGGCTCTGCGTAACCTGGAGACCATCTCAGACGAGATCCACGCTCGCAGACGTCTCGCGGCCATGGGGCCCCGCGTCTGCGGAGTTGGTGCTGAGAAAGACATAAGCGCCGGTGATGACATCAGCAACTTCAAAATGGAGTCTGACGGCATTTCCA tgataTCTGAGACCTCTGAGGAGGAAAACTGCAATGGTTCTGCTTCAGATGAAGATGCAGAAACCCAGTCGAGGTGCAGCTTGAGCTCCAACTCGGCCCCTCTGGATGTTCCCCGTCCATATGTCCCCGTCTGCTCCTCTCCGTACCCTATGCTCTCGTCTTCCTGTCCTTTTTCCACCTCTCTTCCCTCATTCTCTCCATGCCCTCAAGGCATGGAGCTGCCCAGCCCGGGCTCCCTGGAGGGTTTCGACCGTGTCTTGCCTGTTCTGGGACCTCGCAGTGAGTGCAGCGGTGCTTCATCACCTGAGTGCGAGCAGGAAAGAG gggaaAGAGCAGAAGGTGCTGAGAGAAAACCAGAAAACACTACAAGGCCAATCGGTCTGAAGAGCACTACATTGGAGGAGGGTACGAGACGTCTGTCTCTGCAgcacacagacaagacagagaCATTTATCGCCACtgctcctctgctgctgcttaACTCGGTTTAA
- the LOC125140161 gene encoding uncharacterized protein LOC125140161: MFTEQQEREIVNMVLANNAITLNQLQANIVNNHTSFNDIHQVSTSTLARILQNKHIQMKQIYRVPFERNSERVKRMRHDSAERVLRMDGEEIQHELIYLDEAGFNLTSTRRRGRNIIGHRAIVNIPGQHGGNITLCADMTQNGVLQHHAHMGPYNTALILTFLDQLQKITAENQIDHMQYIVVWDNVSFHRSALVQNWFQQHPYFTVLSLPPYSPFLNPIEEFFSAWQWKVYDLRLQAEVPLIQAMEEACDQMVVAAMQGWIRHSRRFFLRCLANDNIACDVDEILWPDPARQRDNV, from the exons ATGTTCACAGAACAGCAAGAGAGGGAGATAGTAAACATGGTTTTGGCCAACAATGCTATAACACTAAATCAGCTCCAAGCTAACATTGTCAATAACCACACCAGTTTCAACGATATCCATCAGGTCTCAACATCAACACTGGCACGCATCctacaaaataaacatattcaAATGAAGCAAATTTATCGAGTGCCTTTCGAGCGCAATTCCGAAAGGGTGAAACGAATGCGGCATGATTCTGCAGAG AGAGTTTTACGAATGGATGGAGAGGAGATCCAGCATGAGCTCATTTACCTAGATGAGGCTGGGTTCAACCTGACGAGTACACGAAGGAGGGGAAGAAACATCATTGGCCACAGGGCTATAGTCAATATCCCAGGGCAACATGGGGGTAATATAACACTCTGTGCAGACATGACACAGAATGGGGTCCTCCAGCACCATGCCCATATGGGCCCTTACAACACAGCACTCATACTTACATTCTTGGACCAACTGCAAAAAATAACAGCAGAAAATCAAATCGATCATATGCAATACATTGTTGTCTGGGACAATGTGTCTTTCCACCGCTCTGCTCTGGTTCAGAACTGGTTTCAGCAACATCCATATTTCACCGTCCTATCTCTTCCACCATACTCTCCATTCCTCAACCCTATAGAAGAGTTTTTCTCGGCATGGCAGTGGAAGGTATATGATCTCCGTCTCCAGGCTGAGGTACCCCTCATCCAAGCCATGGAGGAGGCCTGTGACCAGATGGTGGTAGCAGCAATGCAAGGATGGATTCGTCATTCACGACGTTTCTTTCTAAGGTGTCTTGCTAACGACAACATTGCCTGCgatgttgatgaaattctctgGCCAGATCCAGCTAGGCAAAGAGACaatgtctag